The Rubricoccus marinus nucleotide sequence GCGTTGAACGCCGTGGAGAGCGCGTGCCCGCCGCGGACCTTCTTCTTGACGTCGTTCCAGTCGGCGGGCTTCACCTCGACGCCGGTGCCGGTGTAGAAGCGGGAGCGGCGGGCGTGCGTCACGCGGATCCACACAGGTGCCTCCCCGTTGGGCCGGGTCTTCGAGGTGCGGTGGACGAGGGAGACGGACGGCGCGGCCATCGGGGGCGGGTCACGCCAGAGGCCTGGTACAACATGGGTACAACAAAGGCCGGCGCGGGGCGTCGGGGAGCGGGTACGGACGTGCCAGGATCGGGCGTGATTCCCGGTTCGTGGCACCGTGCGGCGCAAGGTAGCGCCGACCGCGCCGCGGTCTCGGGTACCTGACCGCCCACACCGCGCCAGAGGCCGCTGGCGCACCGAGGATCGCGCCCGTGTTGCAGGGCCGTAGCGTGGAGGGTTGGCCTGGAATGCCCGTACGTTGGCGGCCCCTCTGCCCCGCTCCGATGCTTCGTCCCTGGCTCGCTCTCCTCCTCTTCCCCGTCGCCGTCTGCGCCCAAGACGCGCCAGCGGCAAACCCGGCCTCTGGCGAGGGCGTGACCGTGATGGAGTACGAGCCGCGCTCCACGCTCGTCGTGCCCGAGACGCGACTCACGCGCGCCTCCGTCCCGTTCGTGGACGCCCACGCGCACCTCTGGCGCGCCGGGACGATGAGCGCCGACGACATGGCGGAGCTTATCGGCGAGATGGACGCGATGAACATGGCCGTCATGGTCAACCTCAGCGGCGGCAGCGGCGAGCGCCTGCGCGAGAGCATCGCCAACACCGAGCGCCACGCGCCGGGCCGGATCGTCCACTTCGCCAACGTCGACTTCGACAGCATCGGCACGCCGGGATGGAGCGAGCGCGCCGAGGCGCAGTTCCGTGAGGACGTAGCCTCTGGCGCCAGAGGCCTGAAGATCTTTAAGAGCCTCGGGCTCTCGGTCACCGATAGCGACGGGCAGCGCGTGGCCGTGGACGATCCGCGCATCGCGCCCGTGTGGGAGGCCGCGGGCGAACTGGGCGTGCCGGTCCTCATCCACTCCGCCGACCCCGCGCCGTTCTGGGAGCCGTACAATGCGCACAACGAGCGCTACTACGAGCTGACCGAGCGGCCCAACCGGCGCCAGATCGCTCCGCCGTCGTTCGAGGACGTGATCGGGGAGCAGCACGCTGTCTTCCGGCGCCACCCCCAAACGACGTTTATCAACGCGCACCTCGGCTGGTATGGCAACGACCTCGCGCGGCTGGGAGAGCTCCTGGACGAGCATCCCAACGTGGTCACCGAACTCGGCGCCGTTCTCGCCGAACTGGGCCGCCAGCCCCGCACCGCACGGCAGTTCCTGATCGACTACCAGGACCGCGTCCTGATGGGCAAGGACTCCTACGCGCCAGAGGAGTACCACGTCTACTTCCGCGTCTTCGAGACCGACGACGACTACATCGAGTACTACCGCCGCCGCCACGCCAACTGGCGCCTCTACGGCCTGGACCTCCCCGCCGACGTGCTCGCGAAGGTCTACGCCGGCAACGCCCGGCGCATCATCCCCGGCCTGGACGCCAGCGCGTTCGCAGAGTAGCGCCTCTGGCGAAACTCGGCGCCCTCCCCAAACGGGTGTCATCGCGAGCGGAGCGCGGCGATCCCGTGACGCCGAGTGCGGACCACCCAGGTCGCCGGGGCGCGGAGCCTGCCCTGATCACAGCCGTACAAGCTCCACGTGAGGACACAGGGATGCCGCCTCTGGCGCCAGAGGCCTCTGGCGAGACACCTCAACGGGCCAGCGCTGCGCCCGCCGCTTCACGAACAGCATCTGCGTAGGCCGCCACGAGCGTGCGCCGGAGGTGCGTCCGGCCCGTCACCAGTCGCACCTCGCGCTGGGGAATGGGCTCCGCCAGAGGCCGCACGCGCCTCGCCTCGTCGGCGGTGAGGTAGAGCGTCGAGAGCTCGGGCAAAAGCGTCACGCCGCCGGCGCGGTCCACCATGCGGCGGAGCGTTTCGAGGTTGCCGCTCTCGAACCGCACGTTCCGGCCGGTGCCCTTGGTCGGCGCCGCGCCGCACAGGTGGAGCACCTGATCGCGGAAGCAGTGCCCCTCACTCAGCAGCCAGACCTCCTCTGGCGCCAACCGGTCGCACGCGACGACCTCGTGCGACGCCAGAGGATGCTCGGCGCCCACGTACGCCACGAACTGCTCGGTGTAGAGCGGCTCTGTGTGGAGCCCCGCCGCCCGCTCGTCCGTCGCCACAATCCCCGCGTCGATCCGCTCGGTCGCCAGGTGGTCCAGGATGGACTCGGTCGTGAGCTCGTGGATGGAGAGCGAGACGTGCGGGTAGCGCTCCGCAAACGGTCCGGTGACGAGCGGGAGGAGGCACGCCGCGACGGTCGGGATCACGCCTATGCGGAGTTCGCCTGCGGGCTCGTTGCTCTGCTCATCCGTAAGCGCGGCCAGCCCTTCGGCCTCGCGCAACACGGCCCGGGCGCGCACGAGCGCCTCGGCGCCCGCCTCGGTCGGCACCACGGGCTGCCGGCTCCGGTCGAAGAGCACGATCCCGAGTTCTTCCTCCAGTCGCTTGAGCCCGGCGCTGAGCGTGGGCTGCGAGACGTAGCACGCCTCGGCGGCCCGGCCGAAGTGGCGGTGGGTGTCGATGGCGACGGCGTAGCGGAGTTGCGAGAGGGTCAAATCGATAGGGATGAGCTATCAGAGGATACGCAGAATCGATTTGATCTATGGGTCTGCGCGTCCTACTCTGTAGGCCTGAGATCCCCTCCCCATTCCGAACCCTCTCTATATGGCGACCGAGCCCACCAAGAAAAACGGCCCCCTCCTCACCACTGCGGACGGTGCGCCCATCGCCGATCAGGAGAACTCCCTGACGGCAGGCCCGCGCGGCCCGCTCCTGATGCAGGACGTGGTTCTGCAGGAGCAGATGCAGCGGTTCAACCGCGAGCGCGTGCCCGAGCGCGTGGTCCACGCCAAGGGCTCCGGCGCCTACGGCACGTTTACCGTCACGAACGACATCTCGAAGTACACGCGCGCCGCGATGTTCTCCGAGGTCGGCAAGGAGACCGAGCTCTCGATCCGGTTCTCGACGGTCGCCGGTGAGCGCGGCGCGGCGGATGCCGAGCGCGACCCGCGCGGCTTCGCGGTCAAGTTCTACACCGAGGAAGGCAACTGGGACCTCGTCGGCAACAACACGCCGGTGTTCTTTGTGCGCGACCCGTACAAGTTCGCCATGTTCATCCACTCGCAGAAGCGGCACCCGCACACCAACCTGCGCGATGCCGACATGCAGTGGGACTTCTGGAGCCTCTGCCCCGAAAGCCTCCACCAGGTGACGTGGCTCTTCGGTGACCGCGGGATTCCGAAGACGTACCGCCACATGAACGGGTACGGCTCGCACACCTACTCCCTCATCAACGCCGAGGGCGAGCGCGTCTGGGTCAAGTTCCACTTCAAGACGGACCAGGGCATCGAGTGCCTGACCAACGAGGAGGCCGCCGACCTCATCGCACAGGACCGCGAGAGCCACCAGCGCGACCTCTGGGAGGCCATCGACAACGGCGACTTCCCAACGTGGACGGCCTACATCCAGGTGATGACGCAGGAGCAGGCCGCCGAGGTGGACTACAACCCGTTCGACCTCACCAAGGTGTGGCCGCACGGCGACTTCCCGCTGATCGAGGTCGGCAAGCTGGAGCTCAACCGGAACCCCAACAACTACCACCACGAGGTGGAGCAGGCGGCGTACAACCCGAGCTCGCTCGTGCCCGGCATCGGGCCGAGCCCGGACAAGATGCTCCAGGGCCGCCTGATGAGCTACCAGGACGCGCACCTCTACCGCATCGGCGTCAACTACCGCGACCTTCGCGTCAACCGCCCGAGAACCGAGGTGCGGAGCTACATGCGCGACGGCCAGTTCGGCGGCCAGCTCGACGAGGGCACCGGCCACCCGAACTACTACCCCAACTCGGTGGAGGGCGCCCCGCGCCCGGACCCGAGCTACGCGGAGCCCGCGTGGCACCTGGGTGACGTGACCGTGGAGCGCTACAACTCCCGCGAGGATCACGACGACTTCTCGCAGGCCGCGGCGCTCTACCACCTCATGGACGAGGACGCCAAGGAGCGCCTGGTGCAGTCGCTCGCCGGCGCGATGGCGGGCGTGACGCGCCAGGAGATCATCGACCGCCAGCTCGGCCACTTCGACAACGTGGACGAGGAGTACGGCCGCCGCGTCCGCGAGGCCGTGACCGCCGCCCGCAACGCCGGTGGCGACGGGCAGTCGCTCGACGCCGCGATGGCCGTCCGCGACGCCGTCCCCGAGGGCGAGGCGCAGCGCGACTAGCGCCCCGTCTGGTTCGCCTCTGGCGCCCCGGTGGTCGTGTCCACCGGGGCGCCGTTTTGTTCGGCCTCTGGCGGCCCGCTCCGAGCGCCGCCGAGCGCGCCAGAGGCTCCGCTTTGCTACGATCCCCTCTATGTCTGCTCCCATCGACCCCGCCACCGTCGACTACCACGAGATCGCCCGCCGCGGCGATGCCGAAGTGCTCGGCGTATTTCTCGACGCCGGCCTCGACCCCGACCTCCGCGACGCCAGAGGCTACTCGCTGCTCATGATCGCGGCGTACAGCGACCAGGAGCCGACGACGACGCTGCTCCTCGCCAGAGGCGCCGACCCCGACGGGGCGGACCCGGCAGGCAACACGCCGCTGATGGGCATGGCGTTCAAAGGCTACCCCGACCGCGCGCGGCAGCTCCTTGCCTCTGGCGCCGACCCCAACGCGCGCAACGGCTCGGGCGCGACGGTCCTCATGACGGCCGCGATGATGGGCACGCCCGCCTTTGTGCAGCTCCTCCTCGACCACGGCGCCGATGCCGCGCTGACCGATCCGCAGGGGCGGACGGCGCTCGACATCGCGCGCGGGATGGGCCGCGAGGACGTGGCGCAGGTGCTCGCCGGGACGCCCGCCCCTGGCGCGTAACCAGCGCCGTCGCCTCTGGCGCAAGAGGCCGGGTCTAGCTTGGTGCTTGCCCTCGCGCCGCCCATGAAAGCCCAGCTGGTCACCGAGTTCATCGGGACGTTTTTCCTCGTGCTCACGATCGGGCTCACGGTCCTGATCGGGACCGACTTCGCGCCCATCGCGATTGCGGCGTCGCTGATCGCGATGATCTACATGGGCGGGCACGTCTCGAAGGCGCACTACAACCCGGCGATCACGCTCGCCTTCTGGCTGCGCGGCACGTTTCCCGCCAGAGGCATCGCGCCGTACATCGCGGCGCAGGTGGGGGCGTCCGTCCTGGCGTCGCTGGCGGTCCACGGCGTGACGGATCAGTTTCTGGTCGTCTCGCCGGGCGTGGGCACGGGTCTGGGCTCGTTTGCGCTCCTGGAGTTCCTGTTCACCTTCGCGCTCGCGCTCGTCATCCTCAACGTGGCGACGGCGCCGACGCTGGAGGGCAACGGCCACTACGGCATCGCCATCGGCTTTATCGTGATGGGCGGGGCCTACGCGGCGGGGCCCATCTCGGGCGGCGCCTTTAACCCGGCCGTCGCGCTCGGACCCGCGCTCGTCAACCTCGTCTTCGGGCAGGAGGGCGCGCTGTCCGGGCTGTGGGTCTACCTCGTCGCCACGAGCGCCGGGGCCGCGCTCGCCGTCCCGGCCTACTTCGCGATGAACGGCCGCGACGCGCCAGAGGCCTCTGGCGGGTGAGCCTCTGGCGCGATGCCTCTGGCGCGCGCCGTAGACTTAGGCACGCATCCGCCCCGACCGATGGCTCTCCCCGCGACTTCCCTTCTCCCCACGACGCCAGAGGCCTACCTCGACTGGGAGGAGGCGCAACTGGAGCGCCACGAGTTCTACCGCGGCGAGGTGTTCGCGATGGCCGGCGGCTCGTTCCGGCACTCGCAGCTGACGGCGAACGCAACCGGCGAGCTACGTAACGCGCTGCGCGGATCGGGTTGCCAGGTGCTCTCCAGCGACATGCGCGTTCTCGTCCGCGCCAACGGCCTGTACACGTACCCGGACCTCTCAGCGATCTGCGGCGAGCCCGAGTTTGAGACCGACCGCGAGACCACGCTGACAAACCCCGTCCTCATCATCGAGGTGCTCTCGGACTCGACCGAGTCCTACGACCGGGGCGCCAAGTTCCGGCTGTACCGCGAGATCCCGTCGCTGGTGGAGTACGTGCTGATCTCGCAGAAGGAGCGCGCCGTCGACGTGTTCCGGCGCGACGCCAGAGGCTGGCTCGTCGTGGAGCCGGACGCCGACAGCGTCGAATTCGTCTCCGTCGGCGCGACGCTCAGCCTGGACGACCTGTACGAGGGCGTGACGGTCGATGCGGCCGAGCACCCCACCCCCGGCGAGGCCTCTGGCGAACGCGGGTAGCCCGCGCCAGAGGCCTCTGGCGGAGCCACGTCAGCAGCAGCTTCCCATCGGGGCGCCGTCGCCAGAGGCCGGAGCCGGGGCGCAGTCGAAGAGGCCGAAGTGCGTGCTGCGGTCGCCGAGCACGTCGAAGTAGGCGCCGAAGCGGGTGTTCTGCACCATCGCGGCGGAGTTGCCGCAGACGAGCATCGGGCGGCCGGCCTCGAAGACGTGGTGGTCGTCGAGCGTGAACGCGTGGCGCTGGCCCTCGATGCCGCCCTTGTAGATCGCGACCTGGCCGTAGTCCTCGCACTGGTCCTCGATGAGGTCGGGCAGCTTAAAGGCGCGGACCGTGCGCGAGGTGAACACCGCGTTGCCCAGCATGTCGCGGAGCGCGGGGTCCTCGACCTCCAGCGGGCGCTCGCTGACCGTCCGCACGTCGGCCCAGCCGAGGGCGGCCATCATGCGGCGGAAGTCCTCGCCGTACATCGCGCCGCCCAAGCACTCGCCGACGAGGATGGGGTCGGCCTGGGCCTCTGGCGAGAGGCGCCGGTCCACGAACACGTCCGAGAAGTAGAGCTCGCCGCCAGGCTTGAGCACGCGCGTGATCTCGCGGAAGACCTGTTCCTTCTCGCTCGCGAGGTTGAGCACGCAGTTGGAGATCACCACGTCCACGCTCTCGTCCTCGACGCCAGAGGCCGCGAGGTCCTCGATGATGCCGAGGCGGAAGTCAGTCGTGGGCGCGTCGAACCCGAGCGACTCGGCGACGGCGGCTTGGTGGCGGCGCGCCACGTCGATCTGCGCCTCGGTCATGTCGATGCCGATCACGCGGCCCTCGGGCCCGGCGAGCGCGGCGGCGACGAACGCGTCACGGCCGGTCCCGCAGCCGAGGTCGAGGATCGTCTGGCCGGTGAGCGCGCCCGGGATGGGCGAGCCGCAGCCGTAGAACTTGCTCAGCACCTCATCGGGCAGGAGCGAGAGGATCGGCTTGTGGTGCTCGGGGACGGCCTCGTCAGAGCAGCAGGCGGTGGTGAGCAGGTCGTCGGACGTTTTCAGCGTCTCGCCGTAGTACTCGCGGACCTGGGCGTGGACGGTGGCGGTGGCTTCCATGTGGGGAGTGGCGGTGTAGGGGGCAGACGGTCGGGTCCGCGTCGTGATCGCGCGGAGGATAGCCGTTTCGCCAGAGGCCCGCTGTCGGCCGGACACCGAATCCGCCTCTGGCGCCAGAGGCGCTACCGCGGCGTTCTACCGCACCGCCACGCCCGCGACGTGCGGCGCGACGAGCCCGGCGCGGAGGTGGAACCGCTCGGCGTCGACGCGCGCGAAGCCGGCCCGATCGATCATCGCGAGGGTGTCCTGATCCGGGCGGCAGCCGTCAGCGAGCGCGCCCCACGGGCGCCGCAGGCGCCTTTGCCAGCGCCGGAGTACCGAGGCCTCTGGCGCCGCGACGTGCTCGATAAACACGAACCGCCCGCCGGGCTTGAGCACACGCTGGACCTCCGCGAGAACGCCCGCCACGCTGTCCACGGAGCAGAGCACGAGCGTGCTCACCACGGCGTCTGCGCTCGCGTCCGCCAGAGGCAGCCGCTCCGCCACGCCGCCGACGATCTCCAGGTCCAGGCCTCTGGCGCCAGCGGCCCTCCGCAGGCGTGGGTGGAAGTGCACGTTGGGCTCCACGGCGATCCAGCGCACGCCAGAGGCTCCGGCTTCTGCGCCGAGGTACTCCGCGTTTGGCCCGGCGCCCGCGCCGATCTCGACGACCGTCCCCGAGAGGCCGCCCAGAAGCAGCCTCTTGCGAGCGCCGTAGAGGCGCCGGTCCGTCCCCCCTCCGTGTGCCAGGAGCCACGCGAAAAACGCTTTGCCCAGACCGCGTCGGACCTCGCCCGCCTCTGGCGGCGTACGCTCGCTTCCCTCTATCTCCATTCCCCTATCCGACATGGCACTCGCCAAAATCATCGAGGTCTCGTCCTCGTCCCAGACCAGCTTCGACGACGCCGTCAAGAACGCATACGCAGAGGTCGCCCAGACCGTCCGCAACGTCAAGAGCGTCTACGTACAGGACTTCCTCTACGAGCCCGGAGAGGCCGACGAGACCGGCGGTCGCTTCCGCGTCCACTGCAAGGTGACGTTCATGGTCGAGAACGCGAACGACTAAGCGTTCCCCCCGCTTTTTGCAGCGTCCCCGTTGGAACGCCGCTGTGAGCCCCGGTTGCCGTGCGCAGCCGGGGCTCATTCGATCACGGCGTCGGGCTCCAGTTCCGCCTCGGGCGCGAGGTCGGAGCTCGGCGCTTGTTCGGCCTCTGGCGCGAGCGTTGCGTCGGGCGCGAGGTCGCCGTCGGCCTGCACGGGGTCGGCGCCTTCGAGCACGAGATCGGGATCCTCCTCAGCCCCGCACGCCGCCAGAGGCAGCAAGAGGGCGAGAGCGGCGAGACGAATCATCAGGAGGTGGCGAGAGAAGGCCTCAGTGTACGGCGCCAGAGGCCGAGCCCGACGAGCACGAGCACGGCCATCCACAGCCTCGCGAGGTAGAGGTCGATGCACGCGCGCGGGAGCGTCTCGATCAGGCTCGCCATCATCGGCGGCGGCGGGCGCTGCGCGAAAAACGCCAGCGCGCACAGCGCCACCACCCACCGCGCCAGAGGCGGCCTCTGGCGCGCCTCGGCGAGCGCGACGAGCAGCAGCGGGACCGCGAGCACGAACGTGTGCTCCCAGCCCAGCGGAACCACCGCCGGTAGGACCGCGAGCACGACAAGCCCCGCACGCACGATCCCTGCCCCTCCGCTCCACACGCTCAGGATCGCCGCGCCCACGACCAGCGCGCCGACCGCGCCAGCCACGAGCGTAGCCTCTGGCGACGCGGGCATCATCCCCGACGCCGTTACGATCTCGATGGGAAGGTCCAGACGCGTAACCGTCGCCTGGATCGACGTGCTGAGTGCGCCGGGATCCGTGAGGCCGGAGAACGCGGGGAAGCGCTCCAGCGCGTACTCGCGGTAGAGCGCCCACGGCACCCACGGCAGCAGCGCCAGAGGCAGCGCCAGCCATCCCGCCGCCGCGCCCCCCACGAGCCCGCGCCAGCGGCGCCAGTCGCTCGCCTCTGGCGACCTCGCGCGCAGCCGCCCGAGCCCGAGCGGGAGCAGCGCCAGAGGCAGCACCTTGAGCCAGAAGCCGCCCGCAAGCGCGAGCGCGCCCCAACCGGGCCTCTGGCGCTGGCAGAGGTGCAGAAACGCGAGCGCCGAGAGCAGTACGAGCACGTTGACCTGCGCGTACTTCAGGTTCTGAAAGACGGGGGCGGACGCGAGGCCGGTGATGAGGAGCGCGATGCGTGTCGCCCGGTCCAGGCGCGAGCCCGTCTCGCGCTCCCACAGCCGCAGCGCCCACGCAAACGCGGCGGCGAGCCCCCCGAAGATCAGCGGCCCACTGGCGATGTAGCCCGCCACGCCCGAGACCCACGTCGTCGGCCAGAAGGCGAGCACGGCGGGCGGCGGGTAGAAGTATTCCGCGTCGGCGTAGAGCGTGAGCGGGTCGCTGAAAAAGCGCAGCGCGGCCTCGTGGAACCAGCTGTAGTCCACCAGGAAGTGCCACGGCTCGGCCAGCGCGAAGCGGTAGAACGTCGCCGCGAGGTAGACCGGCATAACGGGCAGCCAGAGCGCCGAGAGCGCCGCCACCGCCGCGAGGTGCGGCTGGCGCCTGAGCTCTTGCAGCGCACCTTTCACGCCTCTGGCGCGGGTCGCTGCGTCGTCTCCGCCAGAGGCCTCAGACGAACGCATTCCACAGCAGGCGCACGGCCACGATCCCTGCGAACAGCCCGAACGCCCACCGCACCCACTTCACGTTGACGCGGTGCGCCGTCGAAACGCCAAACCGGGCCGTCACCATCGCGGGCAGCGCGAGCGCGAGCGCGTACGGCACGTGGACGTAGCCGACGGCGCCAGAGGGCACGGGCGCGGCCAATCCCCGAACCGCGTACATCGCCACGCCCACGGCGGTGATCAGCACGATGGCGGCGGTCGAGGTCCCTGCGGCGGCCTTGAGCGGAAGCCGCAAGGGCCCATTGAACGCAGGCACGAGGACCACGCCTCCGCCCACGCCCGCCGCGCTGGAGAGCGCGCCCGCCGCGGCGCCCGTCCCGATCAGCGCGCTCCAGCTCCGCCGCGCGCCAGAGGCCGTGATCGCGCCGCCCCCGTGGCTCTTCTTCGTCAGCATCCGCGCCACTACCACCAAGAGCACCACGCCGAGCACGATCTGGAACACGCGCTTGGAGTACCACGGCTGCGTGGTCACCAGCAGCGTCATCAGCACAACGGCAACGGCGGCGATCGCGCCCGTCGTCAGCGCCGTCCGCCAGTCCACAGCGCCTGCCTTGTTCTGCGCGACGGCGCCGCTGGCGCTCGCTGCGAGCGTGCAGAACAGGCTGGAGCCCAGCGTCAGCGGCGTCAAGACAGGGTCCTCAATGCCGATGCCCTGAAGTACGAAGAACAGGACGGGGCCGAAGATGATGCCCCCGCCAACGCCTACCAGCCCGGCCACGAACCCGCCCAGCGCGCCCGCGGCGATCAACAGGGCGAGAACGGTCAGCGACATGGGTGGGGCTCTGTGAAACGGCACGATACCGCCAGAGGCTGTATCTCGCCTCTGGCGCGTCGGCCTCTAACGGACTCGCCGCCCCTACGCACAGCTCGCCCGAGGCCTCTGGCGAGCACCGCGGCTCAGCGCACGATGGTGATGCGGGCCGTCGCCACAGCGCCCGAGGCCGACTGCGCACGGACCACGTACACGCCCGACGCCAGAGGCGCTCCAGCGTCGCTGCGGCCGTCCCAGGCGATCGCCTCTGGCGAGGTCCCGGCGAGGCCCGTCGCCAGCGTGCGGACGCGGCGGCCGAGCACGTCGAAAACAGCCACCTCCACGGCCTCTGGCGCTGCGAGCGTGACGCCGACGGTCATCGTCCCGCGCGAGGGGTTCGGAGAGACGCTCAAGCTCAGCTCCCCCGCCAGAGCCGCGGGCGACTCGCCAGAGGTCGGCAGGGGAGCGGAAAACGTGGAGACGCCCGCGTGGCCTACCGAGAGCGCCACCACGCCCGGCTGGACAAACTCCACGCCCGTGACCACGTCGCCGATCTGCTGGGAGGAGGAGGTCGGCGTGAAGCGTGGGAAGGGGGGCGTGGACGGCACGTTGGCCACGTTGTACGAATAGACGCCGTTGCCCGCCACGACGAGCACGTCGCCCAGACCCGCCAGAGGCACCTGGTTGGAGCCCGCTACGTCGAACGCGCCCTTTACGGATGCGGCGGCAGGGTCCGAGACGTCGACAACGGTGATGAAGCCGCCAGCGCCGTTCGTATACAGGCGGTCGCCGGCACGCGCGAGGCGGAAGCGAGAGCCGCGGAGGTCGAGGCTGGAGAGCGCCTGCGGTGCCGAGGGCGTGCTCATGTCGTACAGGCGGAGCCGGGTGTCGTTCACGTCGGAGACCCAGACCACCGGGCCGGTTCCGCCCACGTCTGCCGCGCCCGCCGGCGGCGTGATGGTCGCGATCTGGACCGGCGATGCCGGATTGTCAAGCGACAGGACGTACACGGTCTGCGCGTCATCGAGCGCGAGAAGGAACTTCCCGTCTTCCGTAACAGACACGGTCCGAATCGGCGTGTTGCGGAGCACGTTCGCCGTGGTCGTCATCGTCGTCTTGTCGATCGCCCAGATGCCTGCGAAGCCATCGGCGGCGTACAGGTGGTTGAGTTGCAGCGCGACGTCGGTCGTGTAGTTCCACTGCGACGTGTGCGCCCGGTTCATGAACGGCTCTAGCCGCTCTGGACCGCCGCCCACCGGCACCACGCGCTCCAGCGCCATCACCCCGGAGCCCGCTTGCGCGGAGTAAATGATGTCTGTCTCGTCATCTACAACGAGGTCTTGCGCCAGGCCACCGCCTTGCAGGAAGCCGCGCAGATTCTGCCCGGACACGCTCCCCTGATGGATGCCACTATAGAAGTCCGAGACGAGAAATGTGTTGCCCTGCACGGCGACCCGGTTGGCGCCGCTGGCGCTGAACGCGGTGCTCGTCTCCCTTCGGCGGACGTATACGGGGGCCGCGGGATCGCTCGCGTTCACGAACTGGACCCCACCAAAAAGGCCTGCCACGAGAATCTGGTTGCCAGACCAGAGAAGGTCCAGCGGGTCCGCCCGGCTGCTGAGCGTCACCGTGCCGAGCTCTACCGGGACATCGGGGTTGTCCAGGCTGTACAGCTTCACCAACCCGCGCCCGGCGGAGTTGCGCTGCCCAACCGCGAGCGTCCCCGCGTCGCTGATCCCCACGG carries:
- a CDS encoding MIP/aquaporin family protein, with protein sequence MKAQLVTEFIGTFFLVLTIGLTVLIGTDFAPIAIAASLIAMIYMGGHVSKAHYNPAITLAFWLRGTFPARGIAPYIAAQVGASVLASLAVHGVTDQFLVVSPGVGTGLGSFALLEFLFTFALALVILNVATAPTLEGNGHYGIAIGFIVMGGAYAAGPISGGAFNPAVALGPALVNLVFGQEGALSGLWVYLVATSAGAALAVPAYFAMNGRDAPEASGG
- a CDS encoding LysR substrate-binding domain-containing protein is translated as MTLSQLRYAVAIDTHRHFGRAAEACYVSQPTLSAGLKRLEEELGIVLFDRSRQPVVPTEAGAEALVRARAVLREAEGLAALTDEQSNEPAGELRIGVIPTVAACLLPLVTGPFAERYPHVSLSIHELTTESILDHLATERIDAGIVATDERAAGLHTEPLYTEQFVAYVGAEHPLASHEVVACDRLAPEEVWLLSEGHCFRDQVLHLCGAAPTKGTGRNVRFESGNLETLRRMVDRAGGVTLLPELSTLYLTADEARRVRPLAEPIPQREVRLVTGRTHLRRTLVAAYADAVREAAGAALAR
- a CDS encoding class I SAM-dependent methyltransferase — translated: MEIEGSERTPPEAGEVRRGLGKAFFAWLLAHGGGTDRRLYGARKRLLLGGLSGTVVEIGAGAGPNAEYLGAEAGASGVRWIAVEPNVHFHPRLRRAAGARGLDLEIVGGVAERLPLADASADAVVSTLVLCSVDSVAGVLAEVQRVLKPGGRFVFIEHVAAPEASVLRRWQRRLRRPWGALADGCRPDQDTLAMIDRAGFARVDAERFHLRAGLVAPHVAGVAVR
- a CDS encoding ankyrin repeat domain-containing protein, producing the protein MSAPIDPATVDYHEIARRGDAEVLGVFLDAGLDPDLRDARGYSLLMIAAYSDQEPTTTLLLARGADPDGADPAGNTPLMGMAFKGYPDRARQLLASGADPNARNGSGATVLMTAAMMGTPAFVQLLLDHGADAALTDPQGRTALDIARGMGREDVAQVLAGTPAPGA
- a CDS encoding catalase, with translation MATEPTKKNGPLLTTADGAPIADQENSLTAGPRGPLLMQDVVLQEQMQRFNRERVPERVVHAKGSGAYGTFTVTNDISKYTRAAMFSEVGKETELSIRFSTVAGERGAADAERDPRGFAVKFYTEEGNWDLVGNNTPVFFVRDPYKFAMFIHSQKRHPHTNLRDADMQWDFWSLCPESLHQVTWLFGDRGIPKTYRHMNGYGSHTYSLINAEGERVWVKFHFKTDQGIECLTNEEAADLIAQDRESHQRDLWEAIDNGDFPTWTAYIQVMTQEQAAEVDYNPFDLTKVWPHGDFPLIEVGKLELNRNPNNYHHEVEQAAYNPSSLVPGIGPSPDKMLQGRLMSYQDAHLYRIGVNYRDLRVNRPRTEVRSYMRDGQFGGQLDEGTGHPNYYPNSVEGAPRPDPSYAEPAWHLGDVTVERYNSREDHDDFSQAAALYHLMDEDAKERLVQSLAGAMAGVTRQEIIDRQLGHFDNVDEEYGRRVREAVTAARNAGGDGQSLDAAMAVRDAVPEGEAQRD
- a CDS encoding amidohydrolase family protein translates to MLRPWLALLLFPVAVCAQDAPAANPASGEGVTVMEYEPRSTLVVPETRLTRASVPFVDAHAHLWRAGTMSADDMAELIGEMDAMNMAVMVNLSGGSGERLRESIANTERHAPGRIVHFANVDFDSIGTPGWSERAEAQFREDVASGARGLKIFKSLGLSVTDSDGQRVAVDDPRIAPVWEAAGELGVPVLIHSADPAPFWEPYNAHNERYYELTERPNRRQIAPPSFEDVIGEQHAVFRRHPQTTFINAHLGWYGNDLARLGELLDEHPNVVTELGAVLAELGRQPRTARQFLIDYQDRVLMGKDSYAPEEYHVYFRVFETDDDYIEYYRRRHANWRLYGLDLPADVLAKVYAGNARRIIPGLDASAFAE
- a CDS encoding dodecin family protein, with translation MALAKIIEVSSSSQTSFDDAVKNAYAEVAQTVRNVKSVYVQDFLYEPGEADETGGRFRVHCKVTFMVENAND
- a CDS encoding methyltransferase domain-containing protein is translated as MEATATVHAQVREYYGETLKTSDDLLTTACCSDEAVPEHHKPILSLLPDEVLSKFYGCGSPIPGALTGQTILDLGCGTGRDAFVAAALAGPEGRVIGIDMTEAQIDVARRHQAAVAESLGFDAPTTDFRLGIIEDLAASGVEDESVDVVISNCVLNLASEKEQVFREITRVLKPGGELYFSDVFVDRRLSPEAQADPILVGECLGGAMYGEDFRRMMAALGWADVRTVSERPLEVEDPALRDMLGNAVFTSRTVRAFKLPDLIEDQCEDYGQVAIYKGGIEGQRHAFTLDDHHVFEAGRPMLVCGNSAAMVQNTRFGAYFDVLGDRSTHFGLFDCAPAPASGDGAPMGSCC
- a CDS encoding Uma2 family endonuclease, whose product is MALPATSLLPTTPEAYLDWEEAQLERHEFYRGEVFAMAGGSFRHSQLTANATGELRNALRGSGCQVLSSDMRVLVRANGLYTYPDLSAICGEPEFETDRETTLTNPVLIIEVLSDSTESYDRGAKFRLYREIPSLVEYVLISQKERAVDVFRRDARGWLVVEPDADSVEFVSVGATLSLDDLYEGVTVDAAEHPTPGEASGERG